Genomic DNA from Thermoplasmatales archaeon:
AACCCACAATAAGCATGAACAAATATCAGGATATACACATAACAGAAATGTGCAATTAACGATAAAATTGTAATCTCGTGGTTCTACATATTAGGGTATAATTTTTTATCAGATAACTACATGTTTAACTATGAAAGCTTTTGTTATGAAGAAAATTAACGAAACAGGAATTGTCGATAAGGAAATACCTGCTGTTGGTCCATACGATGCTTTAACATATGCGAGCGGGAATTCCCCTTTCGCAAGATAGGGGATGAAAGCGAGCGAAAAGCTTATAGTATATGGAGTATTACGATAACTATGTCTTATGAACTGGACAAAGGTGCACATTCTGTATATTCATTATACTACCACTTCATCCAGGTCGTAAAATACAGGAGGAAGGTATTTGTCA
This window encodes:
- a CDS encoding IS200/IS605 family transposase produces the protein MSYELDKGAHSVYSLYYHFIQVVKYRRKVFV